Proteins encoded in a region of the Salminus brasiliensis chromosome 2, fSalBra1.hap2, whole genome shotgun sequence genome:
- the tspan12 gene encoding tetraspanin-12, with amino-acid sequence MAREDSVKCLRCLLYALNLLFWLMALCVLGVAAWLRDYLNNVLTLTADTRLEEAAILTYSPVVHPVVIAVCCFLIIVAMVGYCGTLKCNLLLLSWYFGSLLVIFCVELASGVWTYEEPAVQRSDMISLKSRMPNYGLQRYQWLTHAWNSFQTEFKCCGVIYFTDWLEMTEMEWPPDSCCSDQYPGCARHAHHRDLSDLYQEGCGPKIYSFIRGTKQLQVLRFLGVSIGVAQILAMTLTLTLLWALYYDRKPPDLAPPDPLTHTHSHCPPEEPQKPGHVHTHPRPSEAWASTPLNGHAQFEMEQLS; translated from the exons ATGGCCCGGGAGGACTCGGTGAAGTGCCTTCGCTGTCTGCTCTACGCTCTCAACTTACTGTTCTGG CTCATGGCTCTGTGTGTGCTGGGAGTGGCCGCTTGGCTTAGGGATTACCTGAACAATGTGCTCACCTTAACCGCCGACACCAG gctggaAGAGGCAGCGATCCTCACGTACTCCCCCGTTGTCCACCCTGTTGTCATCGCAGTGTGCTGTTTTCTAATCATCGTGGCCATGGTGGGCTACTGCGGCACGCTGAAATGCAATCTGCTCCTCCTGTCATGG TACTTTGGCAGTCTGCTGGTAATCTTCTGTGTGGAGTTGGCCAGTGGAGTGTGGACGTACGAAGAG CCTGCAGTACAGAGGTCTGATATGATCAGTTTGAAGTCACGCATGCCAAACTATGGCCTACAGCGCTACCAGTGGCTAACCCACGCCTGGAACTCTTTTCAGACTGAG TTCAAATGCTGTGGGGTGATCTACTTCACGGATTGGCTGGAGATGACCGAGATGGAGTGGCCCCCGGACTCCTGCTGCTCTGATCAGTATCCAGGCTGCGCTCGCCACGCCCACCACCGTGACCTGAGCGACCTTTACCAAGAG GGCTGTGGTCCTAAAATCTACAGTTTCATCCGGGGCACGAAGCAGTTGCAGGTGCTCCGCTTTCTGGGTGTGTCTATAGGAGTGGCCCAGATCCTTGCCATGACCCTGACCCTCACACTGCTCTGGGCGCTTTATTACGACCGCAAGCCTCCTGACCTTGCTCCACCTGACccgctcacacacacccactcacactgCCCTCCAGAGGAGCCCCAGAAGCCGGGCCATGTACACACGCACCCACGCCCATCTGAAGCTTGGGCCAGCACCCCCCTTAATGGACATGCCCAGTTCGAGATGGAACAGCTTTCCTAG